The Flavobacterium marginilacus genome window below encodes:
- a CDS encoding carbohydrate binding domain-containing protein, with the protein MKALLVLSLFFITVTNNAQTNLIKNAGFETDLLNWRGEENAAISPYDKKSGKNSCTITQYVGAEWKAVDQITTIPKNTAAIELSGWIKTEGVEKGKNDWNTGKFDIEFLNSGEKGIKNESIASVLGTTPWSFYKKIIAVPAGASKLRVMLALGQTNGTIFFDDIKAVAITQEQMDKIQQEENAKNTATASGSQTAVLTNTDFENGTASWRGNAAVSTAVFKEGKAALVLNSATFDWTGIDQIATVPDNAVSITISGWLKSDAIKQGKDPWNNGLFSVEFTGTGDQKTGDQNIAFVTATTDWTYYTKTFTLPAGTKKYRIMLALGFASGTLYADALSVDFK; encoded by the coding sequence ATGAAAGCATTGCTTGTATTAAGTCTTTTTTTTATTACTGTGACAAATAATGCGCAGACCAACCTTATAAAAAATGCTGGTTTTGAAACTGATTTATTAAATTGGAGAGGCGAAGAAAATGCAGCTATTTCGCCTTATGATAAAAAATCAGGTAAAAACAGCTGTACCATTACTCAATATGTGGGAGCCGAATGGAAAGCTGTAGACCAGATTACCACTATTCCTAAAAATACAGCAGCCATCGAATTAAGCGGATGGATAAAAACTGAGGGAGTAGAAAAAGGCAAAAATGACTGGAACACTGGAAAATTTGATATTGAATTTTTAAATTCTGGTGAGAAAGGAATTAAAAACGAAAGTATCGCTTCAGTATTAGGAACAACACCATGGTCTTTTTACAAAAAAATAATTGCTGTTCCTGCAGGAGCTTCAAAGCTTAGAGTAATGCTGGCACTAGGACAGACTAATGGAACTATTTTTTTTGACGATATAAAAGCTGTTGCTATTACACAAGAGCAGATGGATAAAATACAGCAAGAAGAAAATGCAAAAAATACAGCCACAGCTTCAGGATCGCAGACAGCAGTGTTAACAAATACCGATTTTGAAAACGGAACAGCTTCCTGGCGCGGCAATGCAGCTGTTTCAACAGCTGTTTTCAAAGAAGGCAAGGCTGCGCTTGTTCTAAATTCTGCCACTTTTGACTGGACTGGAATTGATCAGATTGCAACAGTTCCTGATAATGCTGTCTCAATAACAATTTCAGGATGGTTAAAATCAGATGCCATAAAACAGGGTAAAGATCCATGGAATAACGGATTATTCAGTGTCGAATTTACCGGAACCGGAGATCAAAAAACTGGTGATCAAAATATTGCTTTTGTAACCGCAACAACAGACTGGACGTATTACACCAAAACATTTACGCTTCCAGCTGGAACAAAAAAATACAGAATCATGCTAGCCTTAGGATTTGCATCGGGAACGCTTTATGCCGATGCTCTTTCAGTCGATTTCAAATAG
- a CDS encoding MFS transporter, with translation MEEKIKLKEKVGYGLGDAASSMFWKIFSMYLMFFYTDVFGIAPAVVGTMFLITRIWDSCFDPLVGIAADRTKSRWGKFRPYLLWTAIPFAVIGVLTFYTPDFDEKGKIIYAYVTYSLMMMIYSIINVPYASLLGVMSADRKERTTLSSYRMVFAFGGSLLALWLIEPLVNHFGGSLNSKTGWLYTIAVFGMITTIFFWSCFFLTKERVQPLTDEKPNLKEDLNDLLKNRPWWILLGAGIGALIFNSIRDGAAVYYFKYYVSSTVSYSFNFLGENFAMTPTTLYLVLGQAANIIGVIAATPIANKIGKKKTFFGAMALAAVLSIIFYYLGKEDIILIMVFQVLISICAGCIFPLIWSMYADSADYSEWKQGRRATGLIFSASSMSQKFGWTIGGAATGWLLGYFGFQANVAQTLTAQTGIQLMLSILPAIAAAISVLFIVFYPLSEEKLQAIEDELNDKRNINK, from the coding sequence ATGGAAGAAAAAATTAAATTAAAAGAAAAAGTTGGTTACGGATTAGGAGATGCCGCCTCCTCAATGTTTTGGAAAATTTTCAGCATGTACCTAATGTTTTTTTATACAGATGTTTTTGGAATAGCACCAGCCGTTGTTGGAACAATGTTTTTAATTACACGTATCTGGGATTCCTGCTTTGACCCTTTGGTAGGTATTGCTGCAGACCGCACCAAAAGCCGTTGGGGAAAATTCAGACCTTATTTATTATGGACAGCAATTCCGTTTGCAGTAATTGGTGTACTTACTTTTTATACTCCTGATTTTGATGAAAAAGGCAAAATAATCTACGCCTATGTTACTTATTCATTAATGATGATGATTTATTCTATAATTAATGTTCCCTATGCTTCACTGCTAGGAGTAATGTCTGCTGACCGCAAAGAACGCACCACACTTTCTTCATACCGTATGGTTTTTGCATTTGGCGGAAGTCTATTGGCTTTGTGGCTAATCGAGCCTTTGGTAAATCATTTTGGCGGAAGTTTGAACTCTAAAACAGGCTGGTTATATACGATTGCCGTTTTTGGAATGATTACAACAATTTTCTTTTGGTCTTGTTTTTTTCTTACCAAAGAAAGAGTTCAGCCGTTAACTGATGAAAAACCTAATTTAAAAGAAGATTTAAATGACCTTCTTAAAAACAGACCCTGGTGGATTTTATTGGGAGCCGGAATCGGAGCATTGATATTCAATTCAATACGTGACGGAGCAGCTGTTTATTATTTTAAATACTATGTAAGCAGCACTGTAAGCTATAGTTTTAACTTTTTGGGAGAAAATTTTGCAATGACTCCAACCACACTTTATTTAGTATTAGGACAAGCGGCTAACATTATTGGTGTTATTGCTGCCACACCTATTGCTAATAAAATCGGGAAAAAGAAAACGTTCTTTGGCGCTATGGCTCTTGCTGCAGTTTTGAGTATAATTTTCTATTATTTAGGAAAAGAAGATATAATCCTTATTATGGTTTTCCAAGTACTTATTAGCATTTGTGCAGGCTGTATATTCCCTTTAATCTGGTCTATGTATGCCGATAGTGCCGATTATTCTGAATGGAAACAAGGACGAAGAGCAACGGGACTTATTTTCTCAGCTTCTTCAATGTCTCAAAAATTTGGATGGACAATCGGCGGAGCAGCAACAGGATGGTTATTGGGATACTTTGGTTTTCAAGCCAATGTAGCACAAACATTGACCGCACAAACTGGAATACAATTAATGCTGAGCATTCTTCCTGCAATTGCAGCGGCTATCTCGGTACTTTTCATCGTTTTCTACCCCCTTTCGGAAGAAAAACTACAAGCCATTGAAGATGAACTTAATGATAAAAGAAATATAAATAAATAA
- a CDS encoding glycoside hydrolase family 130 protein codes for MNTTALQPDLKEIKAGLEKQFNTLIQTKNQPQEGIGNGIYTRYKNPVLTAAHAPLEWRFDFNPNTNPLFLERIQINATFNAGAMKWNDNYVLSVRVEGADRKSFFAIAESPNGVDNFKFWDKPCVIPQTEEPDTNVYDMRLIKHEDGWVYGIFCTERKDPSAPKGDTSMAVANAGIVRTKDLINWERLPDLVSNTGQQRNVVLHPEFVNGKYALYTRPQDGFIDVGNGGGIGLGYIDDMTNPVVKEEKIIYGKQYHTVYELKNGLGPAPIKTEKGWLHLAHGVRNTAAGLRYTLYMFMTDLNDISKVTHAPAGHFMAPEGIERVGDVSNVLFSNGWIEDKDGTVFIYYASSDTRMHVAVSSVERLVDYVINTPEDTLTSAGSVNAIINQVNRNKEIS; via the coding sequence ATGAATACAACAGCACTACAGCCAGATTTAAAAGAAATAAAAGCTGGACTTGAAAAACAATTTAACACCCTAATACAAACAAAAAACCAGCCTCAGGAAGGCATTGGAAACGGCATATACACTCGCTATAAAAATCCAGTCTTAACAGCTGCACACGCTCCGCTTGAATGGAGATTTGACTTTAATCCAAATACAAATCCGCTGTTTTTGGAAAGAATTCAGATAAATGCAACATTCAATGCTGGTGCCATGAAATGGAATGATAATTATGTCCTTTCAGTGCGTGTTGAGGGAGCCGACAGAAAATCTTTTTTTGCTATTGCTGAAAGCCCTAATGGAGTAGATAATTTCAAGTTTTGGGACAAACCATGTGTCATACCTCAAACAGAAGAACCTGATACCAATGTATATGACATGCGTTTAATAAAGCATGAAGACGGCTGGGTTTATGGTATTTTCTGTACTGAAAGAAAAGATCCATCCGCTCCAAAAGGCGACACCAGTATGGCTGTTGCCAATGCAGGAATTGTACGCACCAAAGATTTAATCAACTGGGAAAGACTGCCGGATTTAGTATCAAATACAGGACAGCAGCGCAACGTGGTACTGCACCCTGAATTTGTAAACGGAAAATATGCTTTATACACCCGTCCGCAAGATGGTTTTATTGATGTTGGAAACGGTGGCGGAATTGGGCTTGGCTATATTGACGATATGACTAATCCAGTCGTAAAGGAAGAAAAAATCATTTACGGAAAACAATATCACACAGTATATGAATTAAAAAACGGTCTTGGACCAGCACCGATTAAAACCGAAAAGGGATGGCTGCACTTGGCTCACGGTGTGCGTAACACTGCTGCAGGTCTGCGTTATACATTATACATGTTCATGACTGACCTGAATGATATTTCAAAAGTAACTCATGCTCCTGCCGGACATTTTATGGCACCAGAAGGCATAGAAAGAGTTGGAGATGTCTCTAATGTTTTATTCTCTAATGGGTGGATTGAAGATAAAGACGGTACCGTTTTCATTTACTATGCTTCTTCAGACACAAGAATGCACGTAGCTGTTTCTTCTGTAGAAAGATTAGTAGATTATGTTATCAATACTCCTGAAGACACTTTAACTTCTGCAGGTTCTGTAAATGCCATCATCAATCAGGTGAATAGAAACAAAGAAATTTCATAA
- a CDS encoding glycoside hydrolase family 26 protein, producing MRKIYTLTILIGLSFLSACSGDSSASAPDPVTEPPVVTDVLTTQNVKTYMADPNATAETAALFYNLKKLAKTKFAIGQQDAFSGIYNNGSSAESDMKKTTGYDPAVLGSDFMFITDKNNNGQTNNWYYQQEITITDDVKEAYAKGMINTFSWHIREPNKDESFYAADMTSEEKATAFKSILPGGTNHEWYKKKLDKVASVISNLKGSKGELIPIIFRSFHEFDGSWFWWGANFCSPDEYKAAYQFTVTYLRDTKGVHNILYAFSPDNSYSKATDYLSRYPGDKYVDVLGIDNYGDFNNQGQTGADKANAKLKMISDLAADKVKIAAMTETGYQVTASVSPIANWFSTYLYSALTANNIQISYAVFWTNYQDGYYVPTPTASNAADFKTFASKTKSALVNSLPKMYELPK from the coding sequence ATGAGAAAAATTTATACTCTGACAATTCTGATCGGATTGTCATTCCTTTCGGCCTGCTCTGGAGACAGCTCAGCTTCAGCACCTGATCCGGTGACTGAACCACCTGTAGTTACTGATGTTTTAACAACACAAAATGTAAAAACCTATATGGCTGACCCAAACGCTACGGCTGAAACGGCTGCTTTATTTTATAACCTAAAAAAACTTGCTAAAACCAAATTTGCAATTGGACAGCAGGATGCTTTTAGTGGCATTTACAATAATGGCTCTTCGGCTGAATCAGACATGAAGAAAACAACTGGATACGATCCCGCTGTTTTGGGTTCTGATTTTATGTTTATTACCGACAAAAACAATAATGGACAAACAAACAATTGGTATTACCAACAGGAAATTACTATAACTGATGATGTTAAAGAGGCATACGCCAAAGGAATGATCAACACTTTTTCCTGGCACATCAGAGAACCTAATAAAGACGAAAGTTTTTATGCCGCAGACATGACCTCAGAGGAAAAAGCAACGGCTTTCAAAAGCATTTTGCCTGGCGGAACCAATCATGAATGGTACAAGAAAAAACTTGACAAAGTGGCCAGTGTGATATCAAATTTAAAAGGTTCTAAAGGAGAATTAATTCCCATTATTTTTAGGTCTTTTCATGAGTTCGACGGAAGCTGGTTCTGGTGGGGCGCTAATTTTTGTTCACCAGACGAATATAAAGCAGCTTATCAGTTTACTGTTACTTACTTAAGAGATACCAAAGGAGTTCACAATATTTTATATGCATTTTCTCCTGATAATTCTTATTCAAAAGCGACAGATTATTTGAGCCGTTATCCCGGAGATAAATATGTTGATGTTTTGGGAATAGATAATTACGGTGACTTTAATAATCAAGGGCAGACTGGAGCTGATAAAGCTAATGCTAAACTAAAAATGATATCCGATTTAGCCGCAGACAAAGTGAAAATTGCTGCCATGACAGAAACTGGTTATCAAGTTACAGCAAGTGTTTCTCCGATAGCCAATTGGTTTTCGACTTATTTATACAGTGCATTGACAGCAAACAACATCCAAATAAGCTATGCTGTTTTTTGGACCAATTATCAAGACGGGTATTACGTTCCAACACCGACTGCATCTAATGCAGCTGATTTTAAAACATTCGCATCAAAAACAAAATCGGCATTAGTGAATTCTTTGCCTAAAATGTACGAGCTGCCTAAATAA
- a CDS encoding AraC family transcriptional regulator has translation MSAFKDFHREIVPLAAQDSFLVFDRIKDEFDYPVHYHPEYEINFILNGKGVKRVVGDTIEEIDDVELVLVGPNLYHGWEQYKCKNKDIHEITIQFHNDLFHDFLLSRRIMTPIKEMFNRSVHGILFSKQVAEMLTPRLIKISKLDGMDYFLEIISILYDLANSRNQRLLSTFTVENDTFEEYDKMKLIYDYIQKNFAEKLSLEEVAGVASMTTISFNRFIKKRTGKTFVNYINDIRIGYAARWLVEKDLSISEVAFKSGFNNIANFNRSFKSFKKCTPSQYRDDFSGLKRIL, from the coding sequence ATGAGCGCTTTTAAAGATTTTCACAGAGAAATAGTTCCACTAGCGGCACAAGACAGTTTTTTGGTTTTTGACAGGATTAAAGATGAGTTTGATTATCCGGTGCATTATCATCCCGAGTATGAAATCAATTTTATATTAAACGGAAAAGGAGTAAAACGCGTTGTAGGTGACACTATAGAAGAGATTGATGATGTTGAGCTGGTGCTGGTAGGGCCGAATTTATATCATGGTTGGGAACAATATAAGTGTAAAAATAAAGATATTCATGAGATAACGATTCAGTTTCATAATGATCTTTTTCATGATTTTTTGCTTTCCAGGCGAATTATGACTCCAATTAAAGAGATGTTTAATCGTTCTGTACATGGTATTTTATTTTCAAAACAGGTAGCAGAAATGCTTACTCCGCGGTTAATAAAGATATCAAAGCTGGATGGGATGGATTATTTTCTTGAAATCATATCAATTCTCTATGACCTTGCCAACTCTCGTAATCAAAGGCTTTTGTCTACTTTTACTGTTGAAAATGATACTTTTGAGGAGTATGATAAGATGAAGTTAATCTATGATTATATTCAGAAGAATTTTGCTGAGAAATTATCATTGGAAGAGGTTGCCGGTGTTGCCAGTATGACTACTATTTCTTTCAATCGGTTTATAAAAAAACGTACAGGAAAGACATTTGTTAATTATATTAATGATATTCGTATTGGTTACGCAGCCAGATGGTTAGTAGAGAAAGATCTCAGTATATCTGAGGTTGCGTTTAAATCTGGGTTTAATAATATTGCAAATTTCAACAGAAGTTTTAAGTCTTTTAAGAAATGTACTCCCAGTCAGTACCGTGATGATTTCTCAGGATTGAAGCGAATTCTGTAG
- a CDS encoding glycoside hydrolase family 26 protein: protein MSFLFALSVFFTAQSQNSDTKLSLSDKKATKNTILLYQNLHRTSNKGILFGHQDDLAYGVNWKYEDGRSDVKDVVGDYPAVYGWDLGGLEYKSDKNIDGIPFDKMRQFIIDGHKRGGVITLSWHSNNPLTGGNAWDTTQKSLASALPGGVSHEKYKAWLDEAVKYILTLRDNKGNLIPILYRPYHELTGTWFWWCKNNGSPEEFKKLWKFTVDYFQKKGLHNLIYVYNTADFTSKEDFLEYYPGSEYADILSFDKYIYNDPLKDNSFVENCQKQFGIIDQIAKEQNKIIAFAETGYEAIPYDKWWTDTLMKAMGTYKISYVLVWRNHGWQEKEQKMHYYAPFKGQVSEKDFVDFYNLNNIFFEKDAAKINLYKK, encoded by the coding sequence ATGTCTTTTTTATTTGCTTTGAGTGTGTTTTTCACAGCTCAATCACAGAATAGTGATACTAAATTATCATTATCCGATAAAAAAGCGACAAAAAACACCATTCTATTATATCAAAATCTACACAGAACAAGCAATAAGGGAATCCTTTTCGGCCATCAGGATGATTTGGCATATGGCGTAAACTGGAAATATGAGGATGGACGCAGCGATGTAAAAGACGTTGTTGGAGATTATCCTGCCGTCTATGGCTGGGATTTAGGAGGACTTGAATACAAATCGGATAAAAACATCGACGGAATTCCCTTTGATAAAATGAGACAATTCATCATTGACGGACATAAAAGAGGCGGTGTTATTACTCTTAGCTGGCATTCAAACAACCCATTAACAGGTGGAAATGCCTGGGATACAACTCAAAAATCATTGGCTTCGGCTTTGCCGGGAGGTGTTAGTCATGAAAAATATAAAGCTTGGCTGGATGAAGCAGTAAAATACATTTTAACTTTAAGGGATAATAAAGGGAATCTAATCCCAATATTATACCGTCCTTATCATGAACTTACCGGCACTTGGTTTTGGTGGTGTAAAAACAACGGAAGCCCCGAAGAATTTAAAAAACTTTGGAAATTCACAGTTGATTATTTTCAAAAGAAAGGCCTTCATAATTTAATTTATGTATACAATACAGCTGATTTTACGTCTAAAGAAGATTTTTTAGAATACTATCCAGGGTCAGAATACGCTGATATTTTAAGCTTTGATAAATACATTTACAATGACCCGCTGAAAGACAATTCTTTTGTAGAAAACTGTCAAAAACAATTTGGCATAATAGATCAGATTGCCAAAGAGCAAAACAAAATCATTGCATTTGCAGAAACTGGCTATGAAGCTATTCCTTATGACAAATGGTGGACAGACACTTTGATGAAAGCAATGGGAACGTATAAAATATCTTATGTCTTAGTTTGGAGAAATCACGGCTGGCAGGAAAAAGAACAAAAAATGCATTATTACGCTCCTTTTAAAGGACAAGTCAGTGAAAAAGATTTTGTAGATTTCTATAATCTAAACAACATCTTTTTTGAAAAAGATGCTGCCAAAATAAATTTATATAAAAAATAA
- a CDS encoding AGE family epimerase/isomerase — translation MNSNLKNLKTELKLELQSILSYWMENTLDEKNGGFVGQIDYNNNTNNEAEKGSVLNARLLWTFSAAYKISKKQEHLDTAKRAFEYISKHFYDTEFGGIFWSINYDGTPKDTKNQIYALAFVIYGLSEYYSVTEDNKSLHLAIALYNRIQKHSYDNEKGGYLEAFTRDWKPIDDLRLSEKDANEKKTMNTHLHIVEGYANLYKVWKDESLRKVIIELLETIEKYFINTETGHLRLFFDENWIEKKDVISYGHDIEAAWLLLQCAEIAGDDNLIERYKKYAVQIADVTKEGIDEDGGLWYEFDPETNELIAEKHWWPQSELMIGYFTAWQLTGKQEYLDIIFKNWDFTQKHIIDKKNGEWFWGIFSDYSIMKKDKAGFWKCPYHNGRACIELIHRIES, via the coding sequence GTGAATTCTAATTTAAAAAATCTAAAAACAGAACTAAAGCTTGAACTTCAAAGCATTCTCTCTTATTGGATGGAAAATACTTTGGACGAAAAAAACGGAGGTTTTGTCGGGCAGATAGATTACAATAACAATACAAATAATGAAGCTGAAAAAGGGTCTGTACTTAATGCGAGACTGTTATGGACCTTTTCTGCAGCTTATAAAATTTCTAAAAAACAAGAACACTTAGACACAGCTAAACGTGCTTTCGAATATATTTCGAAACACTTTTACGACACTGAATTTGGAGGTATCTTTTGGAGCATCAATTATGATGGAACTCCAAAAGACACCAAAAACCAAATTTATGCTTTAGCCTTTGTCATTTATGGACTGAGCGAATACTATTCGGTAACCGAAGACAACAAATCATTACATCTTGCTATTGCCTTATACAATAGAATTCAAAAACATAGTTATGACAATGAAAAAGGCGGTTATTTAGAAGCTTTTACACGCGATTGGAAACCTATAGATGACTTACGCTTAAGCGAAAAAGACGCCAACGAAAAGAAAACGATGAATACTCATCTGCACATCGTTGAAGGTTATGCCAATTTATATAAAGTCTGGAAAGACGAATCATTGCGAAAAGTCATTATAGAATTATTAGAAACTATCGAAAAATATTTTATCAATACTGAAACAGGACATCTGAGACTTTTTTTTGATGAAAATTGGATAGAGAAGAAAGACGTAATCTCCTATGGTCACGACATTGAAGCAGCCTGGCTTTTACTGCAATGTGCAGAAATTGCAGGTGATGACAATTTAATAGAACGATACAAAAAATATGCGGTTCAAATTGCCGATGTAACCAAAGAAGGAATTGATGAAGATGGCGGATTGTGGTATGAATTTGACCCGGAAACTAATGAATTAATTGCCGAAAAACACTGGTGGCCTCAATCCGAATTGATGATAGGCTATTTTACAGCCTGGCAGCTTACCGGCAAACAGGAATATTTGGATATAATTTTCAAAAACTGGGATTTTACACAAAAACACATCATCGACAAAAAAAACGGAGAGTGGTTTTGGGGAATTTTCAGCGACTATTCGATTATGAAAAAAGACAAAGCCGGATTCTGGAAATGTCCCTATCATAACGGAAGAGCCTGCATTGAATTAATTCACCGAATCGAAAGTTAG